From one Leifsonia soli genomic stretch:
- the pdxS gene encoding pyridoxal 5'-phosphate synthase lyase subunit PdxS: protein MMTDNVQGTATGSSRVKRGLAEMLKGGVIMDVVTPEQARIAEDAGAVAVMALERVPADIRAQGGVARMSDPDLIEAIIAEVSIPVMAKARIGHFVEAQVLEALDVDYIDESEVLSPADYVNHIDKWRFTVPFVCGATNLGEALRRINEGAAMIRSKGEAGTGDVSEATKHIRKITSEINALKSMTKDELYVAAKELQAPYELVAEIAETGTLPVVLFTAGGVATPADAAMMMQLGADGVFVGSGIFKSGNPEQRAAAIVKATTFYDDPKVIAEVSRGLGEAMVGINVGDLPAPHRLAERGW, encoded by the coding sequence ATGATGACAGACAACGTACAGGGCACGGCGACCGGATCGAGCCGGGTCAAGCGCGGCCTCGCAGAGATGCTGAAGGGCGGCGTCATCATGGACGTCGTCACCCCGGAGCAGGCCCGCATCGCCGAGGACGCCGGAGCCGTCGCCGTCATGGCGCTCGAGCGTGTCCCCGCCGACATCCGCGCGCAGGGCGGCGTCGCCCGGATGAGCGACCCCGACCTGATCGAGGCCATCATCGCCGAGGTCTCCATCCCGGTCATGGCGAAGGCCCGCATCGGCCACTTCGTCGAGGCGCAGGTGCTCGAGGCGCTCGACGTCGACTACATCGACGAGTCCGAGGTGCTCTCGCCCGCCGACTACGTCAATCACATCGACAAGTGGCGCTTCACCGTCCCCTTCGTCTGCGGTGCGACGAACCTCGGCGAGGCGCTCCGCCGCATCAACGAGGGCGCGGCGATGATCCGCTCGAAGGGCGAGGCCGGCACCGGCGACGTCTCCGAGGCGACCAAGCACATCCGCAAGATCACCTCCGAGATCAACGCCCTGAAGTCCATGACGAAGGACGAGCTGTACGTCGCGGCCAAGGAGCTCCAGGCCCCCTACGAGCTGGTCGCCGAGATCGCCGAGACCGGCACGCTCCCCGTCGTGCTGTTCACCGCGGGCGGCGTCGCCACCCCGGCCGACGCGGCCATGATGATGCAGCTCGGCGCCGACGGCGTGTTCGTCGGCTCCGGCATCTTCAAGTCCGGCAATCCGGAGCAGCGCGCAGCGGCCATCGTCAAGGCGACGACGTTCTACGACGACCCGAAGGTCATCGCCGAGGTCTCCCGCGGACTGGGCGAGGCCATGGTCGGCATCAACGTCGGCGACCTCCCCGCGCCGCACCGTCTCGCCGAGCGCGGCTGGTAA
- a CDS encoding aminotransferase class I/II-fold pyridoxal phosphate-dependent enzyme — protein MDGHGITGATASEIAASVRALHERGALRRGDALPPVRELAAQLQVNRNTAVAAYRLLAQAGVVTARGRAGTVIAGVEAVAQEGYAADSVLRDIGTGNPDPQRIPAPSAALAGAIGRPVLYGEPVIDPALEERALAWVRDDLPDQPLRITVTNGAVDAVERLLAQALLRDDAVALEDPCFLASIHTVRLGGYRAVPVAVDAEGMTVDGLRASLAAGVRAVICTPRAQNPTGATLSPARAAELRAVLADHPYVLVIEDDHFSMLSQRRYETLIGPGHRRFALIRSVSKFLGPDMCLAVAATDPETAERLAFRLSPGTTWVSHILQRLVLAQLTDETALAEIAAAGRHYAERNSAFAARLTARGLPAEAADGLNLWVELPVPARSVAERLMRRGWLARTGDEFQLAEHPAPSHHLRLTVHDLTDEESARLIDDLVDAAR, from the coding sequence ATGGACGGACACGGCATCACCGGCGCCACGGCGTCGGAGATCGCGGCGAGCGTTCGCGCGCTGCACGAACGCGGCGCGCTGCGCCGCGGCGACGCCCTGCCGCCGGTGCGGGAGCTCGCCGCCCAGCTGCAGGTCAACCGCAACACCGCCGTCGCCGCGTACCGCCTGCTCGCGCAGGCCGGCGTCGTCACGGCCCGCGGCCGGGCCGGCACCGTCATCGCCGGCGTCGAAGCGGTCGCCCAGGAGGGCTACGCGGCGGACAGCGTCCTCCGCGACATCGGGACGGGCAACCCGGACCCGCAGCGCATCCCCGCGCCGTCCGCCGCCCTCGCCGGCGCCATCGGCCGGCCCGTCCTCTACGGCGAGCCCGTCATCGACCCCGCCCTCGAGGAGCGCGCCCTCGCCTGGGTGCGCGACGACCTCCCCGACCAGCCGCTGCGCATCACCGTGACCAACGGCGCGGTGGATGCGGTCGAGCGTCTGCTCGCCCAGGCGCTGCTGCGCGACGACGCTGTCGCTCTCGAAGACCCGTGCTTCCTGGCGAGCATCCACACCGTCCGGCTCGGCGGGTACCGGGCCGTCCCCGTGGCGGTGGACGCGGAGGGCATGACCGTGGACGGCCTGCGCGCCTCGCTCGCCGCCGGAGTCCGTGCGGTCATCTGCACGCCGCGGGCGCAGAATCCCACCGGAGCGACCCTCTCCCCCGCGCGCGCCGCCGAGCTGCGCGCGGTGCTGGCCGACCATCCCTACGTGCTCGTCATCGAGGACGACCACTTCTCCATGCTGTCGCAGCGCCGCTACGAGACGCTGATCGGGCCCGGTCACCGGCGGTTCGCCCTCATCCGCTCCGTGTCGAAGTTCCTCGGGCCGGACATGTGCCTCGCCGTCGCCGCCACGGACCCGGAGACGGCCGAGCGCCTGGCCTTCCGGTTGAGCCCCGGCACGACGTGGGTCAGCCACATCCTGCAACGCCTCGTGCTCGCCCAGCTGACCGACGAGACCGCCCTCGCCGAGATCGCCGCCGCCGGGCGCCACTACGCCGAGCGGAACAGCGCCTTCGCGGCGCGACTGACCGCCCGCGGGCTCCCCGCCGAGGCGGCCGACGGCCTCAACCTGTGGGTCGAGCTTCCCGTGCCCGCGCGATCGGTGGCGGAGCGCCTCATGCGACGCGGGTGGCTGGCCCGAACGGGCGACGAGTTCCAGCTGGCCGAGCATCCCGCGCCGTCCCATCACCTCCGTCTCACGGTGCACGACCTCACCGACGAGGAGAGCGCTCGGCTCATCGACGACCTGGTGGACGCGGCGCGCTGA
- the pdxY gene encoding pyridoxal kinase PdxY, which yields MKILSIQSAVAYGHVGNSAAVFPLQRIGVEVLPVYTVNFSNHTGYGAWRGPLISPDDVREVITGIEERGVLGQIDAVLSGYQGSEGIGDVIIDAVARVKAANPDAVYACDPVMGNAKSGCFVAPAIPVLLRERVVPVADIITPNQFELGFLTETSPDTLESTLESVDAARAMGPKTVLVTSVERPDAPANTIEMLAVDDAGAWIVQTPRLPMKANGSGDVTAALFTAHYVRTGDAELALRKTVSSVFDLLTRTLESGERELQLVESQDSYANPREQFAVTRVR from the coding sequence ATGAAGATCCTCTCGATCCAGTCCGCGGTCGCCTACGGTCACGTCGGCAACTCCGCCGCCGTCTTCCCGCTGCAGCGCATCGGCGTCGAGGTCCTGCCGGTCTACACCGTGAACTTCTCCAACCACACCGGCTACGGCGCGTGGCGCGGACCGCTCATCTCCCCCGACGACGTGCGCGAGGTGATCACCGGCATCGAGGAGCGCGGCGTGCTCGGTCAGATCGACGCCGTCCTCTCCGGGTACCAGGGCAGCGAGGGCATCGGCGACGTCATCATCGACGCGGTCGCCCGCGTGAAGGCCGCCAACCCGGACGCCGTCTACGCCTGCGACCCGGTGATGGGCAACGCGAAGTCCGGCTGCTTCGTCGCCCCGGCCATCCCGGTGCTGCTGCGCGAGCGCGTCGTCCCCGTCGCCGACATCATCACGCCCAACCAGTTCGAGCTGGGGTTCCTCACCGAGACGTCGCCCGACACGCTCGAGTCGACGCTGGAGTCGGTGGATGCGGCGCGCGCGATGGGTCCGAAGACGGTCCTGGTCACCAGCGTCGAGCGGCCGGATGCACCGGCCAACACCATCGAGATGCTCGCGGTCGACGACGCCGGCGCGTGGATCGTGCAGACCCCGCGCCTCCCGATGAAGGCGAACGGCTCGGGCGACGTGACGGCGGCGCTGTTCACGGCGCACTACGTGCGGACCGGGGACGCCGAGCTCGCGCTGCGGAAGACGGTGTCGAGCGTGTTCGACCTGCTCACCCGGACCCTGGAGTCGGGAGAACGCGAGCTGCAGCTGGTCGAGTCGCAGGACTCCTACGCGAACCCGCGCGAGCAATTCGCGGTCACCCGCGTGCGCTGA
- a CDS encoding HIT family protein has translation MARLNLDSYGSQDDEGLNGEGPVPDGAIRDSVDAERVRVDDPSYLVGVPDEFQRLWTPHRMVYIQHGQQPGKDDCPFCVAPSMSDEDALIVARGTHAYALLNLFPYNSGHLLVCPYRHIATYDEATPEEVAEIGSLTQTAMRVIREVSKNDGFNIGMNQGEVAGAGIAAHLHQHVVPRWAQDANFLPIIAKTKALPQLLGEVRTAIADAWPRPA, from the coding sequence ATGGCACGACTGAACCTCGACTCGTACGGGAGTCAGGACGACGAGGGGCTGAACGGCGAGGGTCCTGTGCCGGACGGCGCGATCCGGGACAGCGTCGACGCCGAGCGCGTCCGCGTCGACGACCCGTCGTACCTCGTCGGCGTGCCGGACGAGTTCCAGCGGCTGTGGACACCGCACCGGATGGTCTACATCCAGCACGGCCAGCAGCCCGGCAAGGACGACTGCCCGTTCTGCGTCGCACCGAGCATGAGCGACGAGGATGCGCTGATCGTCGCGCGCGGGACGCACGCGTACGCGCTGCTGAACCTCTTCCCGTACAACAGCGGCCACCTCCTGGTCTGCCCGTACCGCCACATCGCCACGTACGACGAGGCGACGCCGGAGGAGGTCGCCGAGATCGGCAGCCTCACCCAGACGGCGATGCGCGTCATCCGCGAGGTGTCGAAGAACGACGGGTTCAACATCGGCATGAACCAGGGCGAGGTCGCCGGCGCCGGGATCGCGGCGCACCTGCACCAGCACGTGGTTCCGCGGTGGGCTCAGGATGCGAACTTCCTGCCCATCATCGCCAAGACGAAGGCGCTCCCTCAGCTGCTCGGCGAGGTCCGCACCGCGATCGCCGACGCCTGGCCGCGTCCCGCCTAG
- the thrS gene encoding threonine--tRNA ligase, producing MADGFELFTDRSVVAMRVNGELKDLATTVTTTDEVEPVTIDSPDGLSILRHSTAHVLAQAVQAVNPEAKLGIGPPITDGFYYDFDVLEAFTPEDLKALEKEMSRIQRAGQRFVRRVVTDEEARAELAGEPYKLELIGLKGGVQHGDTAAFDESESVEVGSGELTIYDNVDPKTGETVWKDLCRGPHLPNTRMIGNGWALTRVAAAYWRGNEKNKQLQRIYGTAWASKEELRAYQTRMEEAAKRDHRKLGAEMDLFSFPEEIGSGLAVFHPKGGIIRKEIEDYMRDRLIANGYELVNTPHITKAHLFETSQHLNWYKEGMFPPMHLDEERDADGNITRQGQDYYLKPMNCPMHNLIFRARGRSYRELPLRFAEFGTVYRYEKSGTLSGLTRVRGLTQDDAHIYVTEDQIKDEVARQLEFVLETLRGYGLTDFYLELSTKDPDKYVGSDESWETATETLREVAIESGLELVDDPGGAAFYGPKISVQARDAIGRTWQLSTVQLDFNQPELFELEYNAADGTRKQPAMIHRALLGSIERFFAILLEHYAGAFPVWLSPVQVVGIPVADQYAPFLDDVISRLRARGVRAEVDHSDDRMQKKIRTHTKAKVPFQLIVGEEDASAGTVSFRFRDGTQRNGVTVDEAIERIVESIRSHELVDTAWHD from the coding sequence GTGGCCGACGGCTTCGAGCTCTTCACCGACCGTTCCGTTGTCGCGATGCGCGTCAACGGTGAGCTGAAGGACCTCGCGACCACCGTCACGACGACCGACGAGGTCGAGCCGGTCACCATCGACTCGCCCGACGGCCTCAGCATCCTGCGCCACTCGACGGCGCACGTCCTCGCGCAGGCCGTGCAGGCCGTCAACCCGGAGGCGAAGCTCGGCATCGGGCCGCCCATCACGGACGGCTTCTACTACGACTTCGACGTGCTCGAGGCGTTCACCCCGGAGGACCTCAAGGCCCTCGAGAAGGAGATGTCGCGCATCCAGCGTGCGGGCCAGCGGTTCGTCCGCCGCGTCGTCACCGACGAGGAGGCGCGCGCAGAGCTCGCCGGCGAGCCGTACAAGCTGGAGCTCATCGGCCTCAAGGGCGGAGTGCAGCACGGCGACACCGCCGCCTTCGACGAGAGCGAGTCCGTGGAGGTCGGCTCCGGCGAGCTCACCATCTACGACAACGTCGACCCGAAGACGGGGGAGACGGTCTGGAAGGACCTCTGCCGCGGCCCGCACCTCCCGAACACGCGCATGATCGGCAACGGCTGGGCGCTGACCCGCGTCGCGGCCGCCTACTGGCGCGGCAACGAGAAGAACAAGCAGCTGCAGCGCATCTACGGCACCGCGTGGGCGAGCAAAGAGGAGCTGCGCGCCTACCAGACGCGGATGGAGGAGGCCGCCAAGCGCGACCACCGCAAGCTCGGCGCCGAGATGGACCTGTTCAGCTTCCCCGAGGAGATCGGCTCGGGCCTGGCGGTGTTCCACCCGAAGGGCGGGATCATCCGCAAGGAGATCGAGGACTACATGCGCGACCGGCTCATCGCCAACGGCTATGAGCTCGTCAACACGCCGCACATCACCAAGGCGCACCTCTTCGAGACCAGCCAGCACCTCAACTGGTACAAGGAGGGCATGTTCCCGCCGATGCACCTCGACGAGGAGCGCGACGCGGACGGAAACATCACCCGGCAGGGCCAGGACTACTACCTGAAGCCCATGAACTGCCCGATGCACAACCTGATCTTCCGTGCGCGCGGCCGCAGCTACCGCGAGCTCCCGCTCCGCTTCGCCGAGTTCGGCACGGTGTACCGGTACGAGAAGTCGGGCACCCTGTCCGGTCTGACGCGCGTCCGCGGGCTCACCCAGGACGACGCCCACATCTACGTGACAGAAGACCAGATCAAGGACGAGGTCGCCCGTCAGCTCGAGTTCGTGCTCGAGACCCTGCGCGGCTATGGGCTCACCGACTTCTACCTGGAGCTCTCCACAAAGGACCCGGACAAGTACGTCGGAAGCGACGAGAGCTGGGAGACCGCGACGGAGACCCTGCGCGAGGTCGCGATCGAGTCCGGTCTGGAGCTGGTGGACGATCCGGGCGGAGCGGCGTTCTACGGACCGAAGATCTCGGTGCAGGCGCGCGACGCGATCGGCCGCACCTGGCAACTCTCGACCGTCCAGCTGGACTTCAACCAGCCGGAGCTGTTCGAGCTGGAGTACAACGCGGCGGACGGAACGCGCAAGCAGCCGGCCATGATCCACCGGGCGCTGCTCGGCTCGATCGAGCGGTTCTTCGCGATCCTGCTGGAGCACTACGCCGGGGCGTTCCCGGTGTGGCTGTCGCCGGTGCAGGTCGTGGGCATCCCTGTCGCCGACCAGTACGCGCCGTTCCTCGACGACGTGATCTCCCGGCTCCGCGCACGCGGCGTCCGCGCCGAGGTCGACCATTCCGACGACCGCATGCAGAAGAAGATCCGCACCCACACCAAGGCGAAGGTCCCCTTCCAGCTGATCGTCGGAGAAGAGGACGCGTCGGCCGGCACGGTCAGCTTCCGGTTCCGCGACGGCACGCAGCGCAACGGCGTGACCGTCGACGAGGCGATCGAGCGGATCGTCGAGAGCATCCGCTCGCACGAGCTGGTCGACACGGCATGGCACGACTGA
- a CDS encoding alkene reductase: protein MDLFSPVSLGDLHLPNRVVMAPLTRTRSGEAGIPGPLVAEHYAQRASVGLIISEGTYPSHESRAYPGQPGIVTEAQIAGWRAVADAVHAEGGRIVMQLMHGGRVSHPLITGTERIVAPSAVAIEGEARTPMGKVAYPVPHALTAEELATVRAEFVAAAENAIAAGFDGVEVHGANGYLLHQFLSPVSNVRDDGYGGSPETRARFAVEVTSAIAAAVGAGRVGIRLSPMHNIQDVVETDLADATATYRAVVDGIAPLGLAYVSVLHSEPTGALVQDLRERFGGPFIVNSGFGSVTTRDEAVTLVEDAHADAVAVGRLVIANPDLVERWKGEHPENRPDPVTFYGDGAEGYTDYPRLSA from the coding sequence ATGGATCTGTTCTCTCCCGTCTCGCTCGGCGACCTCCACCTTCCCAACCGCGTCGTGATGGCGCCGCTCACGCGAACGCGCTCAGGCGAGGCCGGCATCCCCGGGCCGTTGGTGGCGGAGCACTACGCGCAGCGGGCGAGCGTCGGTCTGATCATCTCCGAGGGCACCTATCCGAGCCACGAATCCCGTGCCTACCCGGGCCAGCCGGGCATCGTCACGGAGGCGCAGATCGCCGGCTGGCGCGCGGTCGCGGACGCGGTCCACGCCGAGGGCGGCCGCATCGTCATGCAGCTGATGCACGGCGGCCGGGTCTCGCATCCCCTGATCACCGGCACGGAGCGCATCGTCGCACCGAGCGCTGTCGCGATCGAAGGGGAGGCGCGCACGCCGATGGGGAAGGTCGCCTACCCGGTTCCCCACGCGCTCACCGCCGAGGAGCTCGCGACGGTCCGCGCCGAGTTCGTCGCCGCGGCGGAGAACGCCATCGCGGCCGGTTTCGACGGGGTCGAGGTGCACGGCGCCAACGGCTACCTGCTGCACCAGTTCCTCTCGCCGGTGTCGAACGTCCGCGACGACGGGTACGGCGGTTCCCCGGAGACGCGCGCCCGGTTCGCGGTCGAGGTGACCAGCGCGATCGCCGCCGCTGTCGGCGCCGGGCGGGTGGGCATCCGCCTGTCGCCGATGCACAACATCCAGGATGTGGTCGAGACCGATCTCGCCGACGCCACCGCCACCTACCGGGCCGTCGTCGACGGGATCGCGCCGCTCGGGCTGGCGTATGTCAGCGTGCTCCACAGCGAGCCGACCGGCGCTCTGGTGCAGGACCTGCGCGAGCGCTTCGGCGGCCCGTTCATCGTGAACAGCGGATTCGGCTCCGTCACGACCCGCGACGAGGCAGTCACGCTGGTCGAGGACGCGCACGCGGACGCGGTCGCCGTCGGGCGCCTCGTGATCGCCAACCCGGACCTCGTGGAGCGGTGGAAGGGCGAGCACCCCGAGAACCGGCCCGACCCGGTCACGTTCTACGGGGACGGCGCGGAGGGATACACGGACTACCCCCGACTCAGCGCGTAG
- a CDS encoding GNAT family N-acetyltransferase produces MSVTAEHVIKPLTLETFPGWLALAEKHNGVWGGCYCSYFHGDTADTVKREYDGPTFKRRLVAEGVAHAALVFEGDDAIAWCEYGSPAELPNIYHRRQYDAGETRPAPWRITCFFVDRDNRREGVAREALDGALDLIRQAGGGEVVSFPNELVPGKRTSSSFLHNGTRTMFEKAGFTFERHIGKSKTVMRITVPPPDGRATVDPAR; encoded by the coding sequence ATGAGCGTGACGGCTGAGCATGTGATCAAGCCGCTGACCCTGGAGACCTTCCCGGGGTGGCTGGCGCTCGCGGAGAAGCACAACGGCGTCTGGGGCGGGTGCTACTGCTCGTACTTCCACGGAGATACGGCGGACACCGTGAAACGCGAGTACGACGGCCCGACCTTCAAGCGGCGGCTCGTGGCGGAGGGCGTCGCTCATGCCGCGCTCGTCTTCGAGGGTGACGATGCGATCGCCTGGTGCGAGTACGGGAGTCCCGCCGAACTGCCGAACATCTACCACCGCAGGCAGTACGACGCGGGCGAGACGCGGCCTGCTCCGTGGCGCATCACGTGCTTCTTCGTCGACCGCGACAACCGCCGCGAAGGGGTGGCGCGGGAGGCGCTGGACGGGGCGCTCGACCTGATCAGGCAGGCCGGCGGAGGCGAGGTGGTCTCGTTCCCGAACGAACTCGTCCCCGGAAAGAGGACATCGTCGTCGTTTCTCCACAACGGCACGAGGACGATGTTCGAGAAGGCCGGATTCACCTTCGAGCGTCATATCGGGAAGAGCAAGACGGTGATGCGCATCACGGTCCCGCCACCCGACGGACGCGCGACTGTCGATCCGGCCCGGTGA
- a CDS encoding wax ester/triacylglycerol synthase domain-containing protein: MKTVRAATPMAAVDAANFTVEQGQPNVVTLVGLLAPGGFVDGTGDPDVDALREVLAPRVERLAALHRVPVESGGEWRWRSVDPDLAQHIRVIRPEPPTADGDASTALERTCARVVMTPLDTRRPLWEVLLVPRVAGDRCGMLFRLHHAVADGLGAEAVVAALSDPLPAETPVAAGPGPADPAAPGRRPFVLRLGDLVDQTLAVFRRRVHSKVLLGPLGATRDVAFLEVDLASLHEGARRLGGTINDAFLAAFGRGIRAMLVAAGEVPPATLPVSSPVRLARSAGAGNATGVMLVEIPVGSAQGDPRSDGSVARVAAVTRSEKARARAVGTFRLMRSPRAARFLMRFARRQRAVAAIASELTGPAHALRLAGADLAAAWPLALLSGNVRVGALAVSYAGRFRVSVQTDGEHVPPARVLADAMADALDRIAAQGERQAERTG; encoded by the coding sequence ATGAAAACCGTTCGAGCGGCGACGCCGATGGCGGCGGTGGATGCGGCCAACTTCACCGTGGAGCAGGGCCAGCCCAACGTCGTCACGCTGGTCGGCCTCCTCGCTCCCGGCGGTTTCGTGGACGGCACAGGCGACCCCGATGTCGACGCACTCCGCGAGGTACTCGCGCCGCGGGTCGAGCGGTTGGCGGCCCTGCACCGGGTGCCCGTCGAATCCGGCGGCGAATGGAGGTGGCGGTCGGTCGATCCGGACCTGGCGCAGCACATCCGCGTGATCCGGCCGGAACCTCCCACCGCGGACGGGGACGCGTCCACCGCGCTCGAGCGGACGTGCGCCCGGGTCGTCATGACTCCGCTCGACACCCGACGCCCGCTCTGGGAGGTGCTGCTCGTGCCCCGCGTGGCTGGGGACCGGTGCGGGATGCTGTTCCGCCTGCACCACGCGGTCGCCGACGGCCTGGGGGCCGAGGCAGTGGTCGCCGCCCTGTCCGACCCGCTTCCGGCGGAGACACCCGTCGCGGCCGGCCCCGGGCCGGCGGATCCCGCTGCGCCGGGTCGGAGGCCGTTCGTCCTCCGGCTGGGGGACCTGGTGGACCAGACGCTCGCGGTCTTCCGCCGTCGCGTCCACTCGAAGGTCCTGCTGGGCCCGCTCGGTGCGACACGCGACGTCGCGTTCCTGGAGGTCGACCTCGCGTCCCTGCACGAGGGCGCCCGACGACTCGGCGGCACGATCAACGACGCCTTCCTCGCCGCGTTCGGCCGTGGCATCCGCGCGATGCTCGTCGCCGCGGGGGAGGTGCCGCCCGCCACGCTCCCGGTCTCGAGCCCCGTGCGCCTTGCCCGGTCCGCGGGCGCGGGGAACGCGACCGGTGTCATGCTGGTCGAGATCCCGGTCGGCAGTGCACAGGGCGATCCCCGCTCCGACGGTTCCGTCGCCCGGGTGGCAGCCGTGACGCGCTCCGAGAAGGCCAGGGCGCGGGCCGTCGGGACGTTCCGGTTGATGCGGAGCCCCCGCGCCGCGCGGTTCCTCATGCGCTTCGCTCGCCGGCAGCGGGCCGTCGCGGCGATCGCGTCCGAGCTGACAGGACCTGCGCACGCCCTCCGACTGGCCGGGGCGGACCTGGCCGCTGCCTGGCCGCTGGCACTGCTGTCCGGCAACGTCCGGGTCGGCGCGCTCGCCGTGTCCTACGCCGGCCGTTTCCGCGTCAGCGTGCAGACGGACGGAGAGCACGTGCCGCCGGCCCGGGTGCTCGCCGATGCCATGGCGGACGCGCTCGACCGCATCGCCGCGCAGGGCGAAAGGCAGGCGGAGCGCACAGGCTAG
- a CDS encoding GyrI-like domain-containing protein — MTEIAIVQHSEQPTAVVHERVPLADLPAFFARAFQETAAALQAQGRHPAGPPFGKYSGMPTDTVDVEAGFPVSAPITASGDVVPGTLPGGRVVEATHIGPYDTIQQTYDEIQRFVADAGLTPGEVMWECYLSDPQSQPDPSTWRTTICWSVA, encoded by the coding sequence ATGACCGAGATCGCCATCGTCCAGCATTCGGAGCAGCCGACCGCCGTCGTGCACGAGCGCGTCCCCCTCGCCGACCTCCCCGCGTTCTTCGCCCGGGCGTTCCAGGAGACCGCCGCGGCGCTGCAGGCCCAGGGGCGGCATCCGGCGGGGCCTCCGTTCGGCAAGTACTCCGGGATGCCCACCGACACCGTCGACGTCGAGGCGGGCTTCCCCGTGTCCGCACCGATCACGGCATCGGGTGACGTCGTGCCCGGCACGCTGCCCGGCGGCCGGGTGGTCGAGGCCACGCACATCGGACCGTACGACACGATCCAGCAGACCTACGACGAGATCCAGCGATTCGTCGCCGACGCAGGCCTGACTCCCGGCGAGGTCATGTGGGAGTGCTACCTGAGCGATCCGCAGAGCCAGCCCGATCCGTCCACCTGGAGGACGACGATCTGCTGGTCCGTGGCCTGA
- a CDS encoding BON domain-containing protein: MDTTTGTHAAADLKVRHDVQSELGWQPGIDEPAHIGVAVDGGIVTLSGEVPSLSQRAAAVMAAQRVAGVLAVNDELRVRALGGEPEGLELAKAVNDVLRWTSGIPEERIHLEVMDHTVTLSGLVDWNYQRTAAVKAVRRIDGVHAVVDRIQLTGRPDAEDVTHRVREAIIRNAALDARNIVVTVDGTELTLKGTVRSWIEKHEAELSAWSSPNVTRVHNLLVVDLGRG; this comes from the coding sequence ATGGACACCACCACCGGCACGCATGCAGCCGCGGACCTGAAGGTCCGTCACGACGTCCAGTCCGAACTCGGCTGGCAGCCCGGCATCGACGAGCCGGCGCACATCGGGGTCGCGGTCGACGGCGGCATCGTCACCCTCAGCGGCGAGGTCCCGTCGCTCAGCCAGCGCGCTGCGGCCGTGATGGCCGCGCAGCGCGTCGCGGGCGTGCTCGCCGTCAACGACGAACTCCGCGTGCGAGCGCTCGGAGGCGAGCCGGAGGGGCTCGAACTGGCGAAGGCGGTGAACGACGTCCTGCGCTGGACGTCCGGCATCCCGGAGGAGAGGATCCACCTGGAGGTCATGGACCACACGGTGACGCTGAGCGGGCTCGTGGACTGGAACTACCAGCGGACGGCCGCGGTCAAGGCGGTCCGGCGCATCGACGGCGTCCATGCCGTCGTCGACCGCATCCAGCTCACCGGACGGCCGGACGCCGAAGACGTCACCCATCGGGTGCGCGAGGCGATCATCCGCAACGCCGCGCTCGACGCCCGCAACATCGTGGTCACCGTCGACGGCACCGAGCTGACCCTGAAAGGCACCGTGCGGTCGTGGATCGAGAAGCACGAGGCGGAGCTCTCGGCGTGGTCGTCCCCGAACGTCACCCGGGTGCACAACCTGCTCGTCGTCGACCTGGGGCGCGGCTGA
- a CDS encoding Hsp20/alpha crystallin family protein: protein MARNLVRFDPFAELDRLQRDFFEDGMLASRRTKLPTTDIYTKDDKELIVEVHLPDFDENDISVNIDEGALVIQAEKHEKEEDKDKKYVVRESSQSFYRRIALPQQSDQAKIAATFDKGVLRVDVPFAALPAPTKIPITAGTKA from the coding sequence ATGGCACGCAATCTGGTCCGTTTCGACCCGTTCGCGGAGCTCGACCGGCTGCAGCGGGACTTCTTCGAGGACGGCATGCTCGCGTCGCGCCGCACCAAGCTGCCCACGACCGACATCTACACGAAGGACGACAAGGAGCTCATCGTCGAGGTGCACCTTCCCGACTTCGACGAGAACGACATCTCGGTGAACATCGACGAGGGCGCGCTGGTCATCCAGGCCGAGAAGCACGAGAAGGAGGAGGACAAGGACAAGAAGTACGTCGTCCGCGAATCCAGCCAGAGCTTCTACCGCCGCATCGCACTCCCGCAGCAGTCCGACCAGGCCAAGATCGCCGCCACCTTCGACAAGGGCGTCCTCCGGGTCGACGTGCCGTTCGCGGCGCTTCCGGCGCCGACGAAGATCCCCATCACAGCAGGGACGAAGGCCTGA